From the Labeo rohita strain BAU-BD-2019 chromosome 21, IGBB_LRoh.1.0, whole genome shotgun sequence genome, the window ttaggtaggttttgatgctggtttaagctggtcctttgctggtttttgctggtcatgttgctggtcaaggaccagcatgaacctgcaaaggaccagcttaaaccagcatcaaaacatacctaaccagcattccagcatcaaaacatacctaccagcatatgctggtttttttcaccagggttagcGGTGCTGAACataaataatgatgctgaacgacccaaaactaatattttgctactgaaatggtcaattattgtcatgttttgggctgtattaATCGTTAgcgtactatagactgccaaaagttataacaaaacaaggagaagagtgcaaaagtctgtctgaggaacaaaaggcatttgtggttggccaaaatgaaccaggatttccagggcaagaatctggacaacatttgtctttgttcttatcatttccagtcaggtaggtgaaatattaggctaatatcttaaataATACTGCTGGTACTTACCTTTAACACCTactaactttagtttgtcaaaatattatgcCCATTCCTGCCTAaaaagtccttctctatatgatttagcagcttccacatgttttttttttttttttttttttttttttttgtggtttagacagtacaaattagcagaacaacgtattcaatagtacattaaccatCTGAGTATCTTCagtatggccgcgcatccgggtaactgaccaaaccgtaaAAGGAAATTTTGCCCATAGGTAAGGTGGATATGTTGGcgacaaaaatgtttattttttaagagtgtacattaTCGTACTTAGACTAGGGACAGTACAACTAAAAACGCTGTGCTTTTTCTATCGAAACAAAAGATATTCTGAAAAACGTTGGTGCTTTTTCTGTCCATGCCTTGAATGTTTGGTTCAAGAAGTGTATTAAGCTAATTatctctttaaaggggtcatcggatgcaaacttaacttttacatgttgtttgaacattaatgtatgttggcagtgtatgtacaaatctaccctataatgataaaaatccatgcagtggtttttaattaatctgtaaaaataatatcccctttttcaaatcaagccattctcagatgcctgttggtgtggcgtcacactgacagaggccactcccacaataaatgattgacatgagcgtcttacctcagatcagctgtctcAGTCCAACCTTCACTgcttcgatgccggagcagggatataaattagacaagaatatctctgattgagcagtttgaggtgttgtgttgctggatgtaacaatgaacatagtggtcgtcatttatctgacatctgagccactgaagatgcagtggattacatttgtttgtgaagggaatgcgcctcccgatctacattaatgcgtctatgttcgcgcaaatcattcgtgatccactgcaatcacctttcctaataacgtgctagttagcaagtttcacggctaaacgcgctaaatgcggctgaaGTAAACAATCTCCGAGCACAGCTCGTTGTTACTCCACAGAGAGAATAGAGGGAAGGGGCGGGGCGAGccgagctcatttgcatttaaaggaacaatctctcagaatgggatgatttttgcagagcttattttgacaaggtaaaaagggtgttgttttacacaaccattgagaatttttaaccaaagtatattatagacttttcattaagaccctaaagtatcatatcaacttgtggaaaatgggcatccgatgacccctttaaaagctgttttgtttgttttaaatcacTAAAACTAACTTTGTAATCATTCTCCAGGGAAGGACATGAATTCGTCTTTTACAGAGTTCAGGGGAAACATCTCCTGTTTGAAGTCCAACAGCTCTGATATCTTCAAACATCAAGTGTATCCTGCAGCATACATACTCATTTTTGTCCTGGGACTCGTCGGTCATTCTTTATCCATCTGCGTCTTCTACAGCCAATGGAGGACTCAGAAGAGTTTCACTCCGGTCAGCGTGTTAATGGTGAACCTGTTAGTATCGGACCTGATGCTGGTGTCCTCTCTGCCCCTGAGGGTCTCGTACTACATGCTGGACTCACACTGGATCTTCGGTAACATCACCTGTCGAGTAATCTCATACGTGTTTTATCTTAATATGTACAGCTCTGTTTATTTCCTAGTGGCTCTGAATATCTTGCGTTATCTGGCGCTGGTGCGACCGTACCTATACATACGCATACAGACTCACTACGTCGCAGGAATCGTGTGTGCTCTCATTTGGCTCTTTATGGGTTTAGCCTGCAGTCCACTgttgttcactcaaaaaaaaaatcacgacCCAAATAGTTTTCGATGTTTGGAGCTGGCGGAGAGCAACGTGGACCAACTGCTTCTTATAAACAACGTTACGTTTCCAGTGGGCTTTGTTTTTCCTTTGGTTGCTGTCATTTTTTGCTCTGTCTTGGTTGCAAAGAATCTTCTAAGGCCTAGCCCTGCACTCGGCAGGACCAGACCTTGCAGGAAGAAAGCTTGCGCTTTGGTCATCATCAGCCTTGGGATCTTTCTGGTGTGTTTTATGCCCTATCACATAGTGCGGACAATCTTCTTAACAACTGAAAAGGACATCCAGACGAATGTATACAAGGACTCATGTGACTTTGTTTTGATAGTCCGAAAGGTTGCCGTCATAGCGCATTGCCTATGCACGGCTAACAGTTGTCTGGACCCTATCCTCTTCTTCTTCGTTGGGGAAAATTCCAGATCATTCTTCGCCAAATGGAcaggaggaagaaaaaaaatcacttataCTGCAGGGAGAAACCCACAGCAGAAAG encodes:
- the cysltr2a gene encoding cysteinyl leukotriene receptor 2; the encoded protein is MNSSFTEFRGNISCLKSNSSDIFKHQVYPAAYILIFVLGLVGHSLSICVFYSQWRTQKSFTPVSVLMVNLLVSDLMLVSSLPLRVSYYMLDSHWIFGNITCRVISYVFYLNMYSSVYFLVALNILRYLALVRPYLYIRIQTHYVAGIVCALIWLFMGLACSPLLFTQKKNHDPNSFRCLELAESNVDQLLLINNVTFPVGFVFPLVAVIFCSVLVAKNLLRPSPALGRTRPCRKKACALVIISLGIFLVCFMPYHIVRTIFLTTEKDIQTNVYKDSCDFVLIVRKVAVIAHCLCTANSCLDPILFFFVGENSRSFFAKWTGGRKKITYTAGRNPQQKELQVLQK